The following coding sequences lie in one Pseudomonas svalbardensis genomic window:
- a CDS encoding WecB/TagA/CpsF family glycosyltransferase, which translates to MRALSWQHSWQTITQKLRVVSDVDDEQALIDALSRPDVTTVLGFANAHAMNLVAANTDYFNALLAADVLLRDGSGMAILFRRLGLEPGLNMNGTDFIPKLLAAFKGRRVAFWGTEEPFLANAVQRGEALFAVNVVSAHHGFAPVDAYINLARQFQPELVVLGMGMPKQEAVAARLAVSGVPCLVVCGGAILDFLGGKVTRAPQWVRRLGCEWVFRLIGEPKRLFRRYVVGNPMFLLRTLIYRDKGKVTCSK; encoded by the coding sequence ATGCGTGCTTTATCCTGGCAGCACAGCTGGCAAACGATTACCCAGAAACTCAGGGTGGTCAGCGATGTTGATGACGAGCAAGCCTTGATTGATGCGTTATCCAGACCTGACGTGACGACAGTGCTCGGGTTCGCCAATGCCCATGCCATGAATCTGGTGGCAGCCAATACCGACTACTTTAACGCGCTGCTGGCTGCGGACGTGTTGTTACGGGATGGCTCCGGCATGGCCATCCTGTTTCGTCGACTCGGCTTGGAGCCAGGGCTAAATATGAATGGCACCGATTTCATCCCCAAATTACTGGCAGCATTCAAGGGCCGGCGCGTGGCTTTCTGGGGCACAGAAGAACCCTTTCTAGCCAATGCGGTGCAGCGTGGCGAAGCGCTATTTGCGGTCAATGTAGTTTCTGCTCACCATGGTTTCGCGCCAGTGGATGCTTACATAAACCTTGCCCGACAGTTTCAGCCGGAACTGGTTGTGTTGGGTATGGGCATGCCCAAGCAAGAAGCCGTTGCTGCCAGGTTAGCCGTCAGCGGCGTGCCCTGTCTGGTCGTGTGCGGAGGGGCGATCCTGGATTTTCTCGGTGGCAAGGTGACGCGTGCTCCGCAATGGGTGCGTCGACTCGGTTGTGAGTGGGTGTTCAGGCTGATAGGTGAGCCAAAGCGATTATTCAGACGTTATGTGGTGGGTAATCCAATGTTCTTGTTGCGCACATTGATCTACAGGGACAAAGGAAAGGTGACGTGTTCAAAATAG
- a CDS encoding glycosyltransferase family 2 protein, producing MITLLGWLFSSLMILILLPVLVLFVQVLMACLPARSRVSAQGSRPRVAVLIPAHNESSIIVATLNSIRPQLLLGDRLLVVADNCSDDTAALARMAGAEVVERSNDQQRGKGYALDCGVRHLASDAPDVMIVIDADCQVAEGSIERLAICCIDSGRPAQALNLMRAPAGSGLKVRLAEFAWCVKNRVRPQGWTRLGLPCQLMGTGMAVVWRDLTLINLASGHIVEDLKMGLDLCRSGKPPLFCPDALVTSYFPRSDEGLTTQRTRWEHGHLGVILGDTPKLLVESIGQRNWSLLAMTLDLLVPPLALLTLALGAVFGLSWLVFMLSGAWAPALMASSGVAILGVTILLAWSQFGRGIISFSALLYAPFYALKKIPLYLGFLLKRQVEWVRSKRDDS from the coding sequence ATGATCACATTACTTGGTTGGCTGTTCAGCTCACTGATGATACTCATCCTCCTGCCGGTGTTGGTGCTGTTTGTGCAGGTGCTGATGGCCTGTCTGCCTGCACGGTCGCGCGTGTCGGCGCAAGGATCGCGACCGCGGGTGGCGGTGTTGATACCGGCACACAATGAATCCTCGATCATCGTCGCGACGTTAAACAGCATTCGGCCGCAGTTGCTTTTGGGTGATCGCCTATTGGTGGTGGCGGATAACTGTTCTGACGACACGGCGGCGCTGGCCCGCATGGCGGGTGCCGAGGTGGTGGAGCGCAGCAATGATCAGCAGCGGGGCAAGGGTTATGCGCTGGACTGTGGGGTGCGTCATTTGGCGAGCGATGCGCCGGACGTCATGATTGTTATCGATGCGGATTGCCAGGTGGCCGAGGGTTCTATTGAGCGTTTGGCAATCTGTTGCATCGACTCAGGGCGGCCAGCGCAAGCACTTAATTTAATGCGTGCTCCAGCAGGTTCCGGGCTGAAAGTGCGGCTTGCCGAGTTTGCCTGGTGCGTGAAGAATCGGGTACGGCCGCAGGGTTGGACCCGGCTTGGTTTGCCCTGTCAGCTAATGGGCACGGGAATGGCTGTCGTCTGGCGGGACCTGACGTTGATCAATTTGGCCAGTGGCCACATCGTTGAAGATTTGAAGATGGGCCTGGATTTATGCCGAAGCGGCAAGCCGCCTTTGTTCTGCCCCGATGCACTGGTGACCAGTTATTTTCCGCGCAGCGATGAAGGCTTAACTACCCAGCGTACGCGCTGGGAACATGGACATCTAGGGGTAATCCTTGGGGATACGCCAAAGTTGCTGGTGGAGTCGATTGGCCAGCGTAACTGGAGTCTGCTGGCGATGACGCTGGATTTGCTGGTCCCTCCGTTGGCCTTGTTGACGTTGGCCTTGGGGGCTGTATTTGGTCTGTCATGGTTGGTATTTATGCTGTCCGGAGCTTGGGCGCCAGCATTGATGGCTTCTTCCGGGGTGGCAATATTGGGTGTCACTATTTTGCTGGCATGGAGCCAATTTGGTCGCGGGATTATTTCTTTTTCAGCCTTGTTGTATGCGCCGTTCTACGCGCTGAAGAAAATTCCTCTGTATCTCGGATTTTTGCTTAAGCGCCAGGTTGAATGGGTGCGTTCGAAGCGAGATGACAGCTAA
- a CDS encoding glycosyltransferase, with protein MRIAYFINQYPKVSHSFIRREILALERQGFVVQRIALRGWDAELVDAEDVAERDKTQYVLQGGVKELLVPVLQVLRAQPRRFFSALWLALRMGQRADRPWPYHLIYLSEACRVLTWLQAFGAEHVHAHFGTNSTEVVMLANVLGGPAYSFTVHGPEEFDKPQFIHLGEKVRRAAFVAAISSYGRSQLFRWVAHAHWARVKVVHCGLERAFHDVPAVAVPATPRLVCVGRLCEQKGQLLLLEAARILAAQDVEFEIVLAGDGEMRAEIETLITRHGLQARVRITGWISSDQVRAEILAARALVLPSFAEGLPVVIMEAMALRRPVLTSYVAGIPELVRQGENGWLFPAGAVDELAAALADCLAQPVEVLQRMGEAAYQRVLERHDIDIEAAKLANLFRAQA; from the coding sequence ATGCGTATCGCTTATTTCATTAATCAATACCCTAAAGTCAGCCATAGCTTCATTCGTCGCGAGATTTTGGCGTTAGAGCGACAGGGTTTTGTGGTGCAGCGCATTGCCCTGCGTGGCTGGGATGCCGAATTGGTGGATGCCGAGGACGTGGCCGAACGCGATAAAACCCAGTATGTGCTGCAGGGCGGAGTCAAAGAGCTGTTAGTGCCTGTGCTTCAGGTGTTGCGCGCCCAGCCGCGACGTTTTTTTTCGGCGCTGTGGCTGGCGCTACGCATGGGCCAGCGTGCCGATCGCCCTTGGCCATACCATTTGATTTATTTGTCCGAGGCGTGTCGCGTGCTGACCTGGTTGCAGGCGTTTGGGGCCGAGCATGTGCATGCGCATTTCGGCACCAACTCAACCGAGGTGGTGATGCTGGCCAATGTACTCGGTGGGCCGGCGTACAGTTTTACCGTGCACGGGCCGGAAGAGTTCGACAAACCGCAGTTTATTCACTTGGGCGAGAAAGTTCGGCGCGCTGCCTTTGTCGCTGCTATCAGTTCTTATGGGCGCAGTCAGCTGTTTCGCTGGGTGGCTCATGCACACTGGGCAAGGGTAAAGGTGGTGCATTGTGGCCTGGAGCGCGCGTTTCACGACGTCCCGGCCGTTGCCGTGCCAGCCACGCCGCGGTTGGTTTGTGTAGGTCGTTTGTGTGAGCAGAAGGGTCAGCTTTTGTTGCTTGAGGCCGCCCGCATTCTGGCAGCACAAGACGTGGAGTTCGAGATAGTACTGGCCGGCGATGGAGAAATGCGCGCGGAAATCGAAACCCTTATTACACGGCATGGCTTGCAGGCGCGGGTGCGAATTACCGGCTGGATCAGCAGCGATCAGGTGCGGGCGGAGATTCTTGCGGCGCGGGCCTTGGTGTTGCCGAGCTTCGCCGAGGGGTTGCCGGTGGTCATCATGGAAGCCATGGCGTTACGCCGACCCGTACTGACGAGCTATGTGGCGGGCATTCCCGAGTTAGTGCGACAGGGTGAGAACGGTTGGTTGTTTCCCGCTGGAGCGGTGGATGAGTTGGCGGCGGCACTGGCGGACTGCCTCGCGCAACCTGTCGAGGTGTTGCAGCGGATGGGCGAGGCGGCTTATCAGAGAGTGTTGGAGCGACACGACATCGATATCGAAGCGGCCAAGTTGGCTAATTTATTTAGGGCGCAAGCATGA
- a CDS encoding DUF535 family protein, translating to MNNWVILKSLFFLHAGYSLRALNNKFKMLVLVAKNWSELKLFCGRMSSALGKSGVEKLGGDCVGVVHWPYISSSWSPKNKLSVLASHYEVVTKSCPQLLLLGRSDSLMLSDLSEFAAGCSLVLDRPIWFMREGELVLNLFQGDLRIASIAFTLCRTDTELCIFIGAVQGIHKGVESELSLSIYRDLTKDFEGLRPRSFLIEVIKYIAINIGVEKIYAVGDGYRHHRHPYFGAHKALELAANYDVIWLEHGATPSEHEDFFEIPMMLSRKPLDSIASKKRAMYRRRYELLDDTFKKIDSVLIGSYSCSRVAS from the coding sequence ATGAACAATTGGGTGATATTAAAGAGCTTGTTTTTTTTACACGCAGGGTATTCCTTAAGGGCATTGAATAATAAATTTAAAATGTTGGTTTTAGTCGCAAAAAACTGGTCCGAGCTAAAGTTGTTTTGCGGGCGTATGTCGAGCGCTCTGGGTAAGTCCGGTGTTGAGAAGTTAGGCGGGGATTGTGTAGGCGTTGTTCATTGGCCATACATCAGTAGCAGCTGGAGCCCCAAGAATAAACTTAGTGTGTTGGCCTCGCATTACGAAGTGGTTACCAAAAGCTGTCCGCAGCTATTGCTGTTGGGGCGAAGTGACAGTTTGATGCTGAGTGATTTGTCGGAGTTTGCGGCTGGCTGTTCCCTGGTGCTGGATCGTCCGATATGGTTTATGCGTGAAGGCGAGCTGGTACTGAACTTGTTTCAGGGTGACCTGCGCATTGCATCAATAGCCTTCACCTTGTGTCGCACGGACACAGAGTTATGTATTTTTATCGGCGCCGTTCAAGGGATACATAAAGGCGTCGAGAGTGAACTGTCGTTGAGTATCTATAGGGACCTGACAAAAGACTTTGAAGGCCTTCGGCCAAGAAGCTTTCTGATCGAAGTTATTAAATACATTGCCATCAATATTGGTGTTGAAAAAATTTATGCGGTAGGGGATGGGTATCGCCACCATCGTCATCCGTATTTTGGCGCTCACAAAGCTCTGGAACTGGCGGCAAATTATGATGTGATCTGGTTAGAGCATGGAGCGACTCCATCGGAGCACGAAGATTTTTTTGAGATTCCCATGATGCTGTCCAGGAAACCGCTCGACAGTATTGCTTCAAAAAAACGTGCCATGTATCGCAGGCGCTATGAGCTGCTGGACGACACCTTTAAAAAGATAGACAGCGTGTTGATAGGTAGTTATAGCTGCAGCCGTGTGGCTAGTTGA
- a CDS encoding glycosyltransferase family 2 protein, with protein sequence MAMGIGVVVIGRNEGLRLERCLISLVGSVEKVVYVDSGSTDGSVQIALRLGVEVVELDMTIPFTAARARNEGFACMQRLLPTMRFVQFVDGDCEVVDGWLPRAQAFLDTHPDVAVVCGRRRERFPQHSVYNLLCDFEWDTPVGEARACGGDALMRADAFAEASGFRPGLIAGEEPELCVRLRGNGWKVWRLGEEMTLHDATMTRFGQWWQRTLRGGYAFAEGAFLHGAAPEQHWLRESRRAWFWGLGVPLATVIASLVLGWFGLFLLLVYPLQVVRLARGGDRSRRENWLRAFFLVLGKFPEMLGQVKFLLNRFGAGKTALIEYK encoded by the coding sequence ATGGCTATGGGGATTGGTGTCGTTGTTATCGGTCGCAACGAAGGCCTAAGGCTTGAGCGTTGTCTGATTTCTCTCGTCGGTTCGGTGGAAAAGGTTGTTTATGTCGACTCTGGATCAACGGACGGTTCAGTGCAGATAGCACTGAGGCTTGGGGTCGAGGTGGTCGAGTTGGACATGACGATTCCCTTTACGGCTGCACGTGCGCGCAATGAAGGATTTGCCTGCATGCAACGCTTATTGCCGACGATGCGTTTTGTGCAGTTCGTCGACGGTGATTGTGAGGTTGTCGACGGTTGGCTGCCCCGGGCGCAGGCCTTTCTTGATACACATCCTGACGTCGCGGTGGTCTGTGGACGGCGCCGTGAACGTTTTCCGCAGCACTCGGTTTACAACTTACTGTGTGATTTCGAATGGGATACGCCGGTAGGTGAGGCCAGGGCATGTGGTGGCGATGCGCTGATGCGGGCTGACGCCTTCGCCGAAGCGTCCGGGTTTCGACCGGGCCTTATTGCCGGGGAAGAGCCTGAATTGTGCGTGCGTCTGCGTGGGAATGGTTGGAAGGTCTGGCGTCTGGGCGAGGAAATGACCTTGCACGATGCAACCATGACCCGGTTCGGCCAATGGTGGCAGCGTACCCTGCGCGGTGGATATGCCTTTGCCGAGGGCGCATTTTTGCATGGGGCCGCACCGGAGCAACATTGGTTGCGTGAGTCGCGCCGTGCCTGGTTCTGGGGTTTGGGTGTCCCGCTGGCGACTGTTATCGCGAGTTTGGTGTTGGGATGGTTTGGGCTGTTTCTGCTGCTGGTCTATCCATTACAGGTCGTGCGCCTCGCCCGCGGGGGCGATAGATCCAGGCGCGAAAACTGGCTGCGGGCTTTCTTTCTCGTGCTGGGGAAATTTCCCGAGATGCTCGGGCAAGTCAAGTTTCTACTGAACAGATTCGGCGCCGGCAAGACGGCGTTGATCGAATACAAGTGA
- a CDS encoding serine O-acetyltransferase: MFENIRADLRAYAGDWGAQGFWVMVVYRFGRWRYGVRPAPLRKLLSFVYKVLFKLVQIVTGIELPCEVVVGRNFVIDHFGGIVISGYAQFGDDCRIRNGVVVGLKNVNEPIAPVMGNNVDIGAGAKVLGNIRIGNNVVIGANAVVLTDVPDDSVAVGVPATIKKRQYAEAREFS; the protein is encoded by the coding sequence ATGTTCGAAAACATACGTGCGGACTTGCGTGCATACGCCGGAGATTGGGGGGCTCAGGGGTTTTGGGTGATGGTGGTTTATCGCTTTGGGCGCTGGCGCTACGGTGTTCGCCCGGCGCCGTTACGCAAGCTGCTCTCCTTTGTATACAAAGTGCTCTTCAAACTGGTGCAGATCGTCACGGGTATCGAGCTGCCGTGTGAGGTGGTGGTCGGGCGCAACTTCGTCATCGATCATTTCGGCGGAATCGTGATCAGTGGCTATGCGCAGTTCGGCGATGATTGCCGTATTCGCAATGGCGTCGTCGTGGGGCTAAAGAATGTGAATGAGCCGATTGCGCCGGTGATGGGTAACAATGTTGATATCGGTGCAGGGGCCAAAGTGCTGGGCAATATCCGCATTGGTAACAATGTCGTGATTGGTGCCAATGCCGTGGTGCTGACCGATGTACCGGACGACTCGGTGGCAGTGGGCGTGCCTGCGACAATCAAGAAAAGGCAGTACGCAGAAGCGAGGGAGTTCTCATGA
- a CDS encoding glycosyltransferase family 2 protein, with protein sequence MVSAPLDVLVVNYNTAALLQPMFNALRQSNSVDRTRYLVVDNASVDNSLERLATICPEALQLANENNVGFGRANNQLVEHLQGKYALLLNTDAFVAADTLSKTLDYMETHPDCGVLGVRLVGREGDLQPSCRYFPTPLNVFLSRTGLERFFPVVKRVDDMAWDHASVRECDWVPGCYYLIRREVIDQVGLFDPRYFLYFEEIDHCKRVKQAGWKVVYYPHTTVVHIGGESAKSVDTLNAASRQLPTLQIESELLYFRKHHGLPGLASHMLLVSLGDLILALKALLKGRGRAALGTCWQHTRVTWALLRDTKFASQPTR encoded by the coding sequence ATGGTTAGCGCTCCCCTTGATGTGTTGGTAGTTAATTACAATACGGCGGCTCTGTTGCAACCGATGTTTAATGCGTTGCGCCAGTCAAATAGTGTGGATCGCACGCGCTATTTAGTAGTGGATAATGCCTCTGTCGATAATTCGCTGGAGCGTCTGGCAACTATTTGTCCAGAGGCATTGCAACTGGCCAATGAAAATAATGTTGGCTTTGGGCGTGCCAATAATCAATTGGTTGAACACCTGCAGGGCAAGTATGCGTTGCTCCTCAATACCGATGCCTTCGTTGCTGCGGATACCCTGAGCAAGACCCTCGACTACATGGAGACTCATCCTGATTGCGGTGTCCTCGGCGTTCGGTTGGTTGGACGAGAGGGAGATTTACAGCCCTCCTGTCGCTATTTTCCAACGCCGTTGAATGTCTTTCTCTCGCGTACAGGGCTTGAACGCTTTTTCCCTGTGGTGAAGAGGGTCGATGATATGGCTTGGGATCATGCTTCGGTGCGTGAGTGCGATTGGGTGCCCGGGTGCTATTACCTGATTCGCCGTGAAGTCATCGACCAGGTTGGCTTGTTCGATCCTCGCTACTTTCTTTACTTCGAAGAGATAGATCACTGCAAACGCGTTAAACAGGCAGGCTGGAAGGTGGTTTATTATCCGCATACCACGGTGGTGCATATCGGCGGTGAAAGTGCCAAGTCTGTTGACACACTCAATGCGGCTAGTCGCCAGCTACCCACGTTACAAATCGAAAGTGAGCTTTTGTACTTCCGCAAGCACCACGGTCTGCCTGGTTTGGCCTCACATATGCTACTGGTGAGTCTGGGTGATTTGATTTTGGCGCTCAAGGCGCTATTGAAAGGCCGCGGTCGGGCCGCTTTAGGGACGTGTTGGCAGCACACTCGTGTGACCTGGGCGTTGCTGCGTGATACCAAATTCGCTAGCCAACCAACACGGTAG
- a CDS encoding acyltransferase yields the protein MIGLLKRTIAHIAKTTGRGTSLYKKFCKPDGYEWAKHLARWGSLHSVGKNVWINLGCNIPDPTLVRLGNNIALSDCTLFGHDGIVGLLDVRFGTKLDSVGPIDIRDNCFIGYGAIIMPRVTIGPDSVVAAGAVVVKDVPPGVVVGGNPAKVICTLEELLTKVEERCAAYPWIDLIRQRSGEFDPELEPKLKRMRVQHFFGEQPNG from the coding sequence ATGATTGGTCTACTAAAGCGTACTATTGCTCATATTGCCAAAACAACGGGGCGTGGAACCTCGCTCTATAAAAAATTCTGTAAACCCGACGGGTATGAATGGGCTAAACACCTGGCTCGATGGGGATCTCTGCACTCCGTCGGTAAAAACGTATGGATCAATCTTGGGTGCAACATACCTGACCCTACGCTAGTACGACTCGGAAATAATATAGCTTTATCTGATTGCACACTGTTCGGCCACGATGGCATAGTCGGCTTACTCGATGTACGCTTTGGAACAAAACTTGACTCTGTCGGCCCTATTGATATACGTGATAATTGTTTTATCGGTTATGGCGCAATCATCATGCCACGTGTGACTATTGGGCCGGATTCAGTTGTTGCAGCCGGTGCAGTAGTGGTGAAAGATGTTCCGCCTGGGGTGGTGGTTGGGGGTAATCCAGCCAAGGTTATTTGTACGCTGGAAGAGCTGTTAACGAAAGTTGAAGAACGTTGCGCCGCTTACCCGTGGATTGACCTCATCAGGCAACGCAGCGGTGAATTCGATCCGGAACTTGAACCGAAGCTTAAAAGAATGAGAGTGCAACATTTCTTTGGCGAGCAGCCCAATGGTTAG
- a CDS encoding FAD-dependent oxidoreductase produces MIKDYQSQKELRDHYDVCIIGGGPAGITLALRLAGNGRRVVLVEGGGHEYSSASQNLYKVSSSGLDVYAQETRLRFLGGTSNHWAGRCRPFEKSDFTVGPPVPVPGWPIAFSEIERNLSAAMDIVDLPPHSGFKAINATLDGTDFDADRFLLSPPTRFAQKYAKELNETEGLDVFIHCNCVDLEFDSKTGRIATIIVSDYELHRERVTAKQFILATGAIENARHLLNSESLAAGGIVSKDGFVGRCFMEHLNVEMGNFILKDGQGTDARKEYFTTDAFVMEHKSGKGNVTATLVAEVKSYGRMAAIKSFFENLVCEVGAERKVEFIAKFDCPGDGVLGTLIEQFPNPNSCISLLDERDALGMRKVKIHWELTPADRETVKSIGLEVAKCFADTGLGFVKLEECVYDVDLPLKLNPHAHHMGTTRMATSPEFGVVDENCKVFGIENLYVAGSSVFATGGACNPTMPLLQLALRLADYLNHQMGPGVGRYS; encoded by the coding sequence ATGATCAAAGACTACCAATCGCAGAAAGAACTCCGCGACCACTATGACGTCTGCATCATAGGTGGTGGGCCGGCCGGCATTACGCTGGCCTTGCGTTTAGCCGGTAATGGTCGGCGTGTGGTGCTTGTCGAGGGCGGCGGGCACGAGTATTCGTCGGCCTCGCAGAACCTCTACAAAGTCTCATCGTCAGGCCTTGACGTCTACGCTCAGGAAACACGCCTGCGCTTTCTTGGCGGGACCTCCAATCACTGGGCCGGGCGATGCCGTCCATTCGAAAAGTCGGACTTTACCGTAGGCCCGCCGGTGCCCGTGCCCGGCTGGCCCATCGCGTTTTCCGAGATCGAGCGTAATCTGTCGGCGGCCATGGATATTGTCGATCTTCCGCCGCACTCCGGATTTAAGGCTATCAATGCGACTTTGGACGGCACCGACTTTGACGCTGATCGTTTTCTACTAAGCCCGCCGACGCGATTTGCACAAAAATATGCCAAGGAACTTAATGAGACCGAGGGACTGGATGTCTTCATCCATTGCAATTGCGTCGATCTTGAGTTCGACAGCAAGACCGGCCGCATAGCAACGATAATCGTCTCGGACTACGAGTTGCATCGAGAGCGAGTCACGGCAAAACAATTCATTCTGGCGACAGGCGCGATCGAGAATGCCAGGCACCTGCTCAACAGCGAGTCCCTGGCAGCTGGCGGTATCGTAAGCAAGGATGGTTTCGTCGGTAGATGCTTCATGGAGCACCTGAACGTGGAAATGGGAAACTTCATCCTGAAAGACGGGCAGGGTACAGATGCTCGGAAGGAGTACTTCACGACCGATGCATTCGTGATGGAGCACAAGTCAGGTAAAGGGAATGTGACGGCCACGCTCGTAGCTGAAGTGAAATCCTATGGGCGAATGGCTGCCATCAAGAGCTTTTTCGAGAACCTCGTTTGCGAAGTGGGTGCGGAGCGCAAGGTTGAATTTATTGCCAAGTTCGATTGCCCTGGAGATGGGGTGCTCGGCACGCTGATCGAGCAGTTTCCCAACCCCAATAGCTGCATTTCATTGCTCGACGAGCGAGATGCGTTAGGGATGAGGAAGGTCAAGATTCATTGGGAGCTAACTCCTGCAGACAGGGAAACCGTCAAGTCCATAGGGCTCGAAGTGGCAAAGTGTTTTGCCGACACAGGGCTGGGCTTCGTCAAGTTGGAGGAATGTGTGTATGACGTTGATTTGCCACTGAAGCTCAATCCCCATGCTCATCATATGGGGACCACGCGGATGGCGACTTCGCCTGAGTTTGGCGTGGTCGACGAGAACTGCAAAGTGTTTGGTATCGAGAATCTTTACGTTGCGGGCAGCAGTGTTTTCGCTACAGGCGGTGCCTGTAACCCCACGATGCCTCTTTTGCAACTTGCTCTAAGGCTGGCAGATTATCTTAACCATCAGATGGGGCCCGGGGTGGGCAGGTATTCCTGA
- a CDS encoding oligosaccharide flippase family protein, which translates to MSLVDLSPSLGLRKRAISAGAWNLGALVTSQAFRLGGNLIMARLLMPEMFGIMMIAITVSLILHMLSDVGLRQNIIQSPRGDDPVFLNTIWTVQIVRGFILFALTLLLAALAWYAQTLNLWSTNSTYAAPELPLVLAVTGFSAIIVGFQSTKIDLAVRAFQQKKVVLSEFASQVVGLLVMLGIGYFTRSIWSLVIAGLVQSMVSTLLGHFWFEGPSNRLQWERSALDELVGFGRWILLSSAVGVLAMYGDRIWFGGSMTTSELGVYSIAVLILGAVQLAMQKIAGAVALPAFSEASRTNDTVRLHALYYRLKLMIDLAFLFLCGLFLTGSPLLISILYDERYAQAGNMMAILSLSFFTMRYMLANQVWIALGLTKYQAMDNIIRVVSLWVLLPLLLAIGGVKYAIWGAALYTFPTLILVFYVNCRLGLFSLKRELVVLPMLAVGALFGKLVTDLARWL; encoded by the coding sequence ATGTCGTTAGTTGATTTGTCGCCATCGTTGGGCCTTCGTAAGCGAGCGATCTCTGCCGGGGCATGGAATCTGGGGGCGCTGGTTACGTCTCAAGCCTTTCGCTTGGGCGGCAACCTGATAATGGCCCGTCTGCTGATGCCGGAGATGTTCGGCATCATGATGATCGCCATCACCGTTTCGCTGATTCTGCACATGCTTTCCGATGTCGGCTTGCGCCAGAACATCATCCAGAGCCCGCGTGGCGACGATCCGGTATTTCTCAATACCATCTGGACCGTGCAGATCGTGCGTGGCTTTATCCTTTTTGCTTTGACACTTCTCCTCGCGGCCCTCGCCTGGTATGCACAGACCCTCAATCTGTGGTCGACCAATTCCACCTACGCTGCACCCGAGTTGCCGCTGGTGTTGGCCGTGACCGGTTTCTCGGCAATCATCGTTGGTTTTCAGTCGACCAAAATCGACCTGGCAGTGCGCGCTTTCCAGCAAAAGAAAGTGGTACTCAGCGAGTTTGCGTCTCAGGTCGTCGGGCTGTTGGTCATGCTGGGCATCGGTTACTTCACCAGGTCCATCTGGTCGCTGGTGATTGCAGGTCTGGTCCAATCGATGGTCAGCACGCTGCTGGGGCATTTCTGGTTTGAGGGCCCTTCTAACCGTCTACAGTGGGAGCGTTCTGCGCTCGATGAATTAGTCGGCTTCGGCCGTTGGATACTGTTGTCGTCGGCAGTGGGCGTATTGGCCATGTACGGTGATCGTATCTGGTTCGGCGGCAGCATGACGACCAGCGAACTGGGCGTTTACTCCATTGCCGTGCTGATTTTGGGAGCTGTTCAGCTTGCGATGCAAAAGATAGCCGGTGCCGTTGCCTTGCCGGCCTTCAGTGAGGCCTCAAGAACTAATGACACCGTAAGGCTCCACGCTTTGTACTACCGCTTGAAATTGATGATCGATCTTGCCTTCCTGTTTCTCTGTGGACTGTTCCTGACCGGCAGTCCACTGCTCATCAGCATCTTGTACGATGAGCGTTACGCTCAGGCTGGCAACATGATGGCCATTCTTTCACTCTCTTTTTTCACAATGCGCTACATGCTGGCGAATCAGGTCTGGATTGCCTTGGGACTCACCAAGTACCAGGCCATGGATAACATTATTCGCGTGGTCTCGTTGTGGGTGCTGCTGCCTCTGCTACTGGCGATTGGTGGGGTCAAATATGCGATTTGGGGCGCTGCCCTGTACACGTTTCCTACGCTTATCCTGGTTTTTTATGTCAATTGTCGTCTGGGGCTGTTCAGTCTCAAGCGTGAACTGGTAGTGCTGCCAATGCTGGCGGTGGGGGCTTTGTTCGGGAAGTTAGTGACGGATCTTGCTAGATGGCTTTGA